One Branchiostoma floridae strain S238N-H82 chromosome 1, Bfl_VNyyK, whole genome shotgun sequence genomic region harbors:
- the LOC118426660 gene encoding collectin-12-like, with protein sequence MGPAGPSSVGPPGEKGDRGPAGPVSDGPPGLPGNRGARGPVGPRGPMGPVGAPGLKGMCKCEHTVSCPGGYTEHRDVCFKVFKNQENFDGAKAACLADGATLAMPRDAETNDFLVSLCTPVNGFFFWFGLHRHRGRRGGFEWVDGSALGTFSSWAPGEPDGRGCAHYNKNWDRKGMWEVATCDNYYMKFICQVDPGRGYVTS encoded by the exons atggggccagctggcccttCTTCTGTTGGACCTCCAGGAGAGAAGGGAGACAGAGGGCCCGCTGGTCCTGTGTCTGACGGACCGCCTGGCCTTCCAGGAAACAGGGGAGCCAGGGGACCAGTTGGGCCCCGAGGACCGATGGGTCCCGTCGGAGCTCCTGGTCTAAAAGGGATGTGTAAGTGTGAACATACAG TATCTTGTCCCGGAGGTTACACAGAACATCGTGATGTCTGCTTCAAAGTCTTCAAGAACCAAGAGAACTTCGACGGAGCAAAAGCGGCCTGTCTTGCAGATGGCgccaccctcgccatgccccgagacgctgagaccaacgacTTTCTGGTCTCCTTGTGCACGCCTGTGAACggattttttttctggtttgGCCTGCACCGCCATCGTGGGCGCAGGGGAGGCTTTGAGTGGGTTGATGGTTCTGCACTGGGCACGTTTTCCTCCTGGGCTCCAGGAGAACCGGACGGCAGGGGTTGTGCTCATTACAACAAGAACTGGGACCGGAAAGGCATGTGGGAGGTGGCGACATGTGACAACTACTACATGAAGTTCATCTGTCAAGTCGATCCAG GACGTGGCTATGTGACCAGCTGA